One genomic region from Ralstonia pickettii DTP0602 encodes:
- a CDS encoding esterase (K07001: K07001; NTE family protein), with product MKAATSQWLRTLLLPAAFTLAAGAAVAADVPSPAKASGSGAADPSTAFATPLAAGRTRPRICLVLSGGGARGAAHIGVLKVLEELRIPVDCIAGTSMGSLVGGAYATGMSPAEMERLVGGLSTDKIFKERPPRQDLTVRRKQDDFTNLVTPEIGVQAKGLLLPKGAVSGVQLETVLRQLARAPGYRDFDKLPIPYRAVATDLVAGTPVVFSQGELANVMRASMSVPGAVAPAEYEGRLLVDGGLTDNLPVGVARSMGADIVIAVNLGTPLMKREELNSIIGVTGQMLNILTEQNVRASLASLRPTDVLIEPALGEFSATDFDHLLAPVPIGEAAARKVADRLAPLALPPAQYAQLRAVQQAVLPPDTRPVDEIRMAPLHRVNPEYATAVMETKPGEPVDQATLDQDMRRLFGTGDFEHVNYGILEEPGKRVLVVNAVEKSYGPDYLRFGLGLSSDFRGDAFFNLVGSYRRTWLNSLGAEWRTDLQAGQTSSLTSEFYQPLNTRQYFFIAPRIELERRPVNIFQGSTRIATYDLRRFDVALDVGSQFTKYGELRVGVQTGTLDATLSTGPAVLSPGPGDIRRGAITGRLFFDQLDSVDFPRFGYAASARVYASQPGLGADDTYVKAQADGVYAHSWGNHTVSLGFKVGSNIGGNPLPRYDLFQWGGFLQQSGYATGQLLGGNLQFARLMYYNKLAQQTLLQGVYAGFSLEAGRMGAPLVPGSPTGLLKSGSVFLALDSPLGPLYLAYGRAAARTYSFYLYLGKPY from the coding sequence ATGAAGGCAGCCACCTCCCAATGGTTGCGCACCCTGCTGCTGCCCGCGGCCTTCACGCTGGCGGCCGGCGCAGCCGTGGCCGCGGACGTCCCATCTCCCGCCAAAGCGTCGGGCAGCGGCGCTGCCGACCCGTCCACTGCATTCGCCACGCCACTGGCCGCCGGGCGCACGCGTCCGCGCATCTGCCTGGTGCTCTCTGGCGGCGGCGCACGCGGCGCCGCCCATATCGGCGTCCTGAAGGTCCTCGAAGAACTGCGCATCCCGGTCGACTGCATCGCCGGCACCAGCATGGGTTCGCTGGTGGGCGGCGCCTATGCCACCGGCATGTCGCCCGCCGAGATGGAGCGGCTGGTCGGCGGCCTGAGCACCGACAAGATCTTCAAGGAACGCCCGCCGCGCCAGGACCTGACCGTGCGCCGCAAGCAGGATGACTTCACCAACCTGGTTACGCCGGAGATCGGCGTGCAGGCCAAGGGCCTGCTGCTGCCCAAGGGTGCGGTCTCCGGCGTGCAGCTGGAAACCGTGCTGCGCCAGCTCGCGCGCGCGCCAGGCTATCGCGACTTCGACAAGCTGCCGATTCCGTACCGGGCAGTGGCCACCGACCTCGTGGCGGGCACGCCGGTGGTGTTCAGCCAGGGCGAACTGGCCAACGTGATGCGCGCCAGCATGTCGGTGCCAGGCGCGGTGGCGCCGGCCGAGTACGAGGGCCGGCTGCTGGTCGACGGCGGGCTCACCGACAACCTCCCGGTCGGCGTGGCGCGCAGCATGGGCGCCGATATCGTGATCGCCGTGAACCTGGGCACGCCGCTGATGAAGCGCGAGGAACTGAACTCGATCATCGGCGTGACCGGCCAGATGCTCAATATCCTGACCGAGCAGAACGTGCGCGCGTCGCTGGCCTCGCTGCGCCCCACCGACGTGCTGATCGAGCCCGCGCTGGGCGAATTCTCCGCGACGGATTTCGACCACCTGCTCGCGCCCGTGCCCATCGGCGAGGCCGCCGCGCGCAAGGTGGCCGACCGGCTGGCCCCACTGGCTCTGCCGCCGGCGCAGTACGCGCAGCTGCGCGCGGTGCAGCAGGCGGTGCTGCCACCCGACACCCGCCCGGTGGACGAGATCCGCATGGCGCCGCTGCATCGGGTCAACCCGGAGTACGCCACCGCGGTGATGGAGACCAAACCTGGCGAGCCGGTCGACCAGGCCACGCTCGACCAGGACATGCGCCGCCTGTTCGGCACCGGCGACTTCGAGCACGTCAACTACGGCATCCTGGAAGAGCCCGGCAAGCGCGTGCTGGTGGTCAATGCGGTGGAGAAATCGTACGGGCCCGACTACCTGCGCTTCGGGCTCGGGCTCAGCTCGGACTTCCGCGGCGATGCGTTCTTTAACCTGGTGGGCAGCTACCGCCGCACCTGGCTGAACTCGCTGGGCGCGGAATGGCGCACCGACCTGCAGGCGGGCCAGACGTCGTCGCTGACCAGCGAGTTCTACCAGCCGCTGAACACGCGCCAGTACTTCTTTATCGCGCCGCGCATCGAGCTGGAGCGGCGCCCGGTCAATATCTTCCAGGGCAGCACGCGCATCGCCACCTACGACCTGCGGCGCTTCGACGTGGCGCTGGACGTGGGCAGCCAGTTCACCAAGTATGGCGAGCTGCGCGTTGGCGTGCAGACCGGCACCCTGGACGCCACGCTGAGCACCGGGCCGGCGGTGCTATCTCCCGGGCCGGGCGATATCCGGCGCGGCGCCATCACCGGGCGGCTGTTCTTCGACCAGCTCGACAGCGTGGACTTCCCGCGTTTCGGCTATGCGGCCTCGGCCCGGGTGTATGCCTCGCAGCCGGGGCTGGGCGCCGACGACACTTACGTCAAGGCGCAAGCCGACGGCGTCTATGCGCACTCATGGGGCAACCATACGGTTTCGCTCGGCTTCAAGGTCGGCAGCAATATTGGCGGCAATCCGCTGCCGCGATATGACTTGTTCCAGTGGGGCGGCTTCCTGCAGCAGTCTGGGTACGCCACCGGGCAACTGCTGGGCGGCAACCTGCAGTTCGCGCGGCTGATGTACTACAACAAGCTGGCACAGCAGACCCTGCTGCAAGGGGTCTATGCCGGCTTTTCACTGGAAGCCGGCCGCATGGGCGCTCCGCTGGTGCCGGGCAGCCCGACCGGGCTGCTCAAGTCCGGCTCGGTCTTCCTGGCACTGGACAGCCCGCTCGGACCGCTCTACCTCGCCTACGGCCGCGCCGCCGCGCGCACGTACAGTTTTTACCTGTACCTGGGCAAGCCGTACTGA
- a CDS encoding YeeE/YedE family protein (K07112: K07112), translating to MGVRPACGAWLPLEDGPCARPYDAYNPRLGPRWRPFRLTSPMQIDFTHFTPWLSLAGGLVIGLAAALMILGLGRIAGISGIVGGLLMLPHGDTRWRVAFVAGLLLAPWLANALGAMPQAHIDASWGQVLAAGLLVGIGTRYAGGCTSGHGVCGLSRGSVRSLVATLTFMAAGFLTVLVQRHLLGS from the coding sequence ATGGGCGTTCGCCCCGCATGCGGCGCATGGCTGCCCTTGGAAGACGGGCCCTGCGCGCGACCCTACGACGCCTATAATCCCCGCCTCGGGCCGCGCTGGCGGCCGTTCCGGCTGACATCCCCCATGCAAATCGATTTCACCCATTTCACGCCCTGGCTGTCGCTGGCCGGCGGGCTGGTCATCGGACTGGCCGCGGCGCTGATGATCCTGGGCCTGGGCCGCATTGCCGGCATCAGCGGCATCGTCGGTGGGCTGCTGATGCTGCCGCACGGCGACACCCGCTGGCGCGTCGCCTTCGTGGCGGGGCTGCTGCTGGCACCGTGGCTGGCCAACGCGCTTGGCGCGATGCCGCAGGCGCATATCGATGCAAGCTGGGGCCAGGTGCTGGCGGCGGGCCTGCTGGTCGGCATTGGCACCCGCTACGCGGGCGGCTGCACCAGCGGGCACGGCGTGTGCGGCTTGTCGCGGGGTTCAGTGCGCTCACTGGTGGCCACGCTGACCTTCATGGCGGCCGGCTTCCTGACGGTGCTGGTGCAGCGCCACCTGCTGGGTAGCTGA
- a CDS encoding membrane protein (K07112: K07112): MGALLPTLFALLAGLVFGIGLIVSGMANPAKVLGFLDLAGAWDPSLAFVMAGAVLVGVVAFALARRRARSWLGLPMHWPTASAVTLRLVLGSAAFGVGWGLAGFCPGPALVALGAGYAKAWGFVGAMLGGMALYEIAERQRG, translated from the coding sequence ATGGGCGCGCTCCTTCCGACGCTGTTTGCACTGCTGGCCGGCCTGGTGTTCGGCATCGGCCTGATCGTGTCCGGCATGGCCAACCCGGCCAAGGTGCTGGGCTTCCTGGACCTGGCGGGCGCCTGGGACCCGTCGCTGGCCTTTGTGATGGCCGGCGCGGTGCTGGTCGGCGTGGTGGCGTTTGCGCTCGCGCGCCGGCGCGCTCGCTCCTGGCTGGGCCTGCCGATGCACTGGCCGACCGCCTCGGCGGTGACGCTGCGGCTGGTGCTGGGCAGTGCCGCTTTCGGCGTGGGCTGGGGGCTGGCCGGGTTTTGCCCGGGCCCGGCGCTGGTGGCGCTCGGGGCGGGCTATGCCAAGGCGTGGGGCTTTGTCGGGGCGATGTTGGGGGGCATGGCGCTCTACGAGATCGCCGAGCGCCAGCGCGGCTGA
- a CDS encoding IclR family transcriptional regulator (K02624: pcaR; IclR family transcriptional regulator, pca regulon regulatory protein) — MEVLRPIGLGHAQADTVRVARPQADLLSSFAGDPNFMLSLARGLTVLEAFSERKRPLTISQVAQRTQLSRASVRRCLYTLEQLGYVSQQDGQFALRPRVLHLGHAYFSSTSLVSLAQPILDNLSARIHETCALAILDGTDILYLVRSEVQRVLNYSLGMGSRLPAYCTSNGRLLLAHQPATVLDGFFEHAELRPRTLQTKVSRQELEACFERAREVDYVIVDEELEPGLRAMAVPVRSASGIVLAGLSVSVRAARVSEAEMITRLLPPMREAAAAIGRMVGS, encoded by the coding sequence ATGGAAGTCCTCCGCCCCATCGGTCTTGGCCATGCCCAGGCCGACACCGTCCGCGTTGCCCGCCCCCAGGCCGACCTGCTGAGCAGCTTTGCCGGCGATCCCAACTTCATGCTGTCGCTGGCGCGGGGGCTGACCGTGCTGGAAGCCTTCTCGGAGCGCAAGCGCCCGCTGACGATCTCGCAGGTGGCGCAGCGCACGCAGCTCTCGCGCGCCTCGGTGCGGCGTTGCCTCTATACGCTGGAGCAGCTGGGCTACGTCAGCCAGCAGGACGGCCAGTTCGCGCTGCGCCCGCGCGTGCTGCACCTCGGGCATGCATATTTCTCGTCGACCTCGCTGGTCTCGCTGGCGCAGCCGATCCTGGACAACCTGAGCGCGCGCATCCATGAAACCTGCGCGCTGGCGATCCTGGACGGCACCGACATCCTGTACCTGGTGCGCTCCGAAGTGCAGCGGGTCCTCAACTACTCACTCGGCATGGGCAGCCGCCTGCCCGCCTACTGCACCTCAAACGGCCGGCTGCTGCTGGCGCACCAGCCCGCCACGGTGCTGGACGGCTTCTTCGAGCATGCCGAACTGCGCCCGCGCACGCTGCAGACCAAGGTCTCGCGCCAGGAGCTGGAAGCGTGCTTCGAGCGCGCGCGCGAGGTGGACTACGTGATCGTCGACGAAGAGCTGGAGCCGGGCCTACGTGCGATGGCCGTGCCGGTGCGCTCGGCCTCGGGCATCGTGCTGGCAGGGCTGAGCGTGAGCGTGCGCGCCGCACGCGTGTCGGAGGCGGAGATGATTACGCGGCTGCTGCCGCCGATGCGCGAAGCCGCCGCGGCGATCGGCCGGATGGTCGGCTCCTGA
- a CDS encoding flagellar brake protein YcgR has product MTLHDASGPSDANAGSGAEPGAESDLEAVAPPDERYRLTHNSQIGTVLRDLSWQKCMLSVRTRTGHQFVTSILQVDPVDRTFVFDWCNADAERQSLMTSEENAFSGLLRGVPVNFVVGQPAATRFEQGPAFVVSFPEKLYHFQRRRHFRARTLVTKGYRCEIRKADNTALCLDIADLSLSGVGLRSKTVTDEQLPVGTTVGTCRLDFRELGKLELDLQVVGHWLVGHDDNAIHHFGCAFVNPDGRMENFLQRLVFSLELAHRG; this is encoded by the coding sequence ATGACCCTGCACGATGCCTCCGGGCCCTCCGATGCCAATGCCGGATCCGGCGCTGAACCCGGTGCCGAATCCGATCTTGAGGCCGTTGCGCCGCCCGATGAGCGTTACCGGCTGACGCACAACTCGCAGATCGGCACCGTGCTGCGCGACCTGTCGTGGCAGAAGTGCATGCTGAGCGTGCGCACGCGCACCGGGCACCAGTTCGTCACGTCGATCCTGCAGGTCGATCCGGTCGATCGCACCTTTGTCTTCGACTGGTGCAATGCGGATGCCGAACGGCAGTCGCTGATGACCTCGGAAGAGAACGCTTTCTCGGGGTTGCTGCGCGGCGTGCCGGTCAACTTCGTGGTGGGCCAGCCGGCTGCCACGCGCTTTGAGCAGGGGCCGGCCTTTGTCGTCAGCTTCCCGGAGAAGCTCTACCACTTCCAGCGCCGGCGGCATTTCCGTGCGCGCACGCTGGTGACCAAGGGCTACCGCTGCGAGATCCGCAAGGCGGACAACACCGCGCTGTGCCTGGACATTGCCGATCTGTCGCTGTCAGGTGTGGGACTGCGTTCGAAGACGGTCACGGACGAGCAGTTGCCGGTGGGCACCACCGTCGGCACGTGCCGGCTGGACTTCCGCGAACTGGGCAAGCTCGAGCTGGACCTGCAGGTGGTCGGCCACTGGCTGGTGGGCCACGACGACAACGCCATCCACCATTTCGGCTGCGCCTTCGTCAATCCGGACGGGCGCATGGAGAACTTCCTGCAGCGGCTGGTGTTCTCGCTGGAACTCGCGCACCGCGGCTGA
- a CDS encoding XRE family transcriptional regulator, protein MHWLGWIRFFEAAARHESFVRAAQELHLTHGAVSRQIRQLEETLGVALFERRNRGVFLTEAGRTLFAAATQSMEVLAGAAARIRTQPPGRALVLSCEPTVAMRWLIPRLPRFAARHPDIPLHLMAAGGPIDFARSGADLALRRDDFAFDTRWHAREVAQERVGPVCRPGSGSPVVPVRLHTRTRPDAWQRWRGASGDAAASLQLDGDAWYEHFYLSLQAAAAGLGWAMASQLMAADEVADGRLAAPFGFVADGSAYHLLSPAPFELDTRRLVLLAWLREEAQATLGAPSPAPPHA, encoded by the coding sequence ATGCACTGGCTGGGCTGGATCCGATTCTTCGAGGCCGCGGCGCGCCACGAGAGCTTTGTCCGCGCCGCGCAGGAGTTGCACCTGACCCATGGCGCGGTCAGCCGGCAGATCCGGCAACTGGAAGAGACACTGGGCGTGGCGCTGTTCGAGCGGCGCAACCGCGGCGTCTTCCTGACCGAGGCCGGGCGCACGCTGTTTGCCGCCGCCACGCAGTCCATGGAGGTGCTGGCCGGCGCCGCCGCGCGCATCCGCACGCAGCCGCCGGGGCGCGCGCTGGTGTTGTCGTGCGAGCCGACCGTCGCCATGCGCTGGCTGATCCCGCGGCTGCCGCGCTTTGCCGCGCGCCACCCGGATATCCCGCTGCACCTGATGGCCGCCGGCGGGCCGATCGACTTCGCGCGCAGCGGCGCGGACCTGGCGTTGCGGCGCGATGACTTTGCTTTCGATACGCGCTGGCATGCGCGCGAGGTGGCGCAGGAACGGGTGGGGCCCGTGTGCCGGCCGGGATCCGGTTCCCCGGTCGTGCCGGTGCGGCTGCATACGCGCACGCGGCCCGACGCGTGGCAGCGCTGGCGGGGCGCCAGCGGGGATGCCGCGGCCTCGCTGCAGCTGGATGGCGACGCCTGGTACGAGCACTTCTACCTGAGCCTGCAGGCCGCCGCTGCAGGACTGGGCTGGGCCATGGCCTCGCAGCTGATGGCGGCCGACGAGGTTGCCGATGGCCGGCTGGCGGCGCCGTTCGGCTTCGTTGCCGACGGATCGGCGTACCATTTATTATCGCCAGCGCCGTTCGAGCTCGACACGCGCCGGCTGGTGCTGCTGGCCTGGCTGCGCGAAGAGGCGCAGGCAACGCTTGGTGCCCCTTCACCAGCGCCGCCGCACGCCTGA
- a CDS encoding lysine transporter LysE, with product MIPIAELLAVAAVTVLAVVSPGPDFAMVTRNSYLYGRRAGLLSALGIALGVQVHVLYTMFGVAVLMAHAHSVLTAVKALGAAYLVWIGIQTLRKRQALAVDLQGARALQPLAALRMGFLTNALNPKTTLFVVSTYTQVVDAHTPVPVQFGYGAFMSVAHLAWFSLVACVFTAPALRAAMLQRQRLLDRTIGSALCGLGVALGFSNLA from the coding sequence ATGATCCCAATCGCTGAATTGCTGGCGGTCGCCGCCGTGACCGTGCTCGCCGTCGTCAGTCCCGGCCCGGACTTCGCCATGGTCACCCGCAACAGCTACCTGTACGGCCGGCGCGCGGGCCTGCTGAGCGCCCTGGGCATCGCACTCGGCGTACAAGTGCATGTGCTCTATACGATGTTCGGAGTGGCGGTGCTGATGGCGCACGCGCACAGCGTGCTGACGGCGGTGAAGGCGCTGGGCGCGGCGTACCTGGTGTGGATCGGCATCCAGACGCTGCGCAAGCGGCAGGCGCTGGCGGTGGACCTGCAGGGCGCGCGAGCGCTGCAGCCACTGGCCGCGCTGCGCATGGGCTTCCTGACCAATGCGCTGAACCCGAAAACCACGCTGTTCGTGGTCAGCACCTACACGCAGGTGGTCGATGCGCACACGCCAGTGCCGGTGCAGTTCGGCTATGGCGCCTTCATGTCGGTGGCCCACCTGGCCTGGTTCAGCCTGGTGGCGTGCGTGTTCACCGCGCCGGCGCTGCGCGCGGCGATGCTGCAGCGCCAGCGGCTGCTGGACCGCACCATCGGCTCGGCGCTCTGCGGGCTGGGGGTGGCGCTGGGGTTCAGCAACCTGGCGTAG
- a CDS encoding 2'-5' RNA ligase (K01975: ligT; 2'-5' RNA ligase [EC:6.5.1.-]): MPRLFIAVEVPPARAARLLSTLPAASGIRPVPAAQVHLTLHFLGESETLAGPVEAALDRIRAPEFSLQALGTGRFRSGQGAVLWAGLAPGPGLDALRALHASVGQALADGTGIVPERRRFHPHLTLARCRPSVPESVLRGWLDTQRVLASEPWAVQRVVLFESRLSPQGPQHLVQAAWPLMPAAPTPGC, from the coding sequence ATGCCGCGTCTGTTCATCGCCGTGGAAGTCCCGCCCGCACGGGCGGCACGGCTGCTGTCGACCCTGCCGGCGGCCAGCGGCATCCGGCCGGTCCCGGCGGCGCAGGTCCACCTGACCTTGCACTTCCTGGGCGAGTCCGAAACGCTTGCCGGGCCTGTCGAAGCCGCACTCGACCGGATTCGCGCGCCCGAGTTCTCCCTGCAGGCACTCGGTACCGGGCGTTTTCGCAGCGGCCAGGGTGCGGTGCTCTGGGCCGGCCTCGCGCCCGGGCCAGGCCTGGACGCACTGCGCGCGCTCCACGCATCGGTCGGGCAAGCGCTGGCCGATGGCACGGGCATCGTGCCGGAGCGCAGGCGCTTCCATCCGCACCTGACGCTGGCCCGGTGCCGGCCATCGGTGCCGGAAAGCGTGCTGCGCGGCTGGCTCGATACGCAGCGCGTGCTGGCGAGCGAGCCGTGGGCCGTGCAGCGCGTGGTGCTGTTCGAAAGCCGGCTCAGCCCGCAGGGCCCCCAGCACCTGGTGCAAGCAGCGTGGCCGCTGATGCCGGCAGCCCCTACGCCAGGTTGCTGA
- a CDS encoding methylated-DNA--protein-cysteine methyltransferase (K00567: E2.1.1.63, MGMT, ogt; methylated-DNA-[protein]-cysteine S-methyltransferase [EC:2.1.1.63]): MTSYRHIDSPLGTILLRAEGTYLTGVYFAGQKYHPKGIADSREVPPTEAAVLDRAALELAEYFAGRRDSFTVPVRITGSAFQQRVWQALQAIPCGATASYGELARMLGLPPTHARAVGGAVGRNPLSVIVPCHRVLGSAGALTGYAGGVERKRALLQREGLGAAQQLPVMRAAAALVPADFALVPD; encoded by the coding sequence ATGACCAGCTATCGCCATATCGACAGCCCCCTGGGCACCATATTGCTTCGCGCCGAAGGCACATACCTGACCGGTGTCTACTTTGCAGGGCAGAAATACCATCCCAAGGGCATCGCCGACAGCCGCGAGGTGCCGCCCACCGAAGCCGCAGTGCTCGACCGCGCGGCGCTTGAACTGGCGGAGTACTTCGCCGGCCGCCGCGACAGCTTTACCGTGCCGGTACGCATCACCGGCAGCGCCTTCCAACAACGCGTATGGCAAGCGCTGCAGGCGATCCCGTGCGGCGCGACTGCGTCGTATGGCGAACTCGCGCGCATGCTGGGGCTGCCGCCGACGCATGCGCGCGCCGTCGGCGGCGCGGTGGGGCGCAATCCGCTGTCGGTGATCGTGCCCTGCCACCGCGTGCTGGGCAGCGCCGGCGCGCTGACCGGCTATGCCGGCGGCGTTGAGCGCAAGCGCGCCTTGCTGCAACGCGAAGGCCTCGGCGCCGCGCAGCAGCTGCCGGTGATGCGCGCGGCGGCGGCGCTCGTGCCGGCTGACTTCGCGCTGGTCCCGGACTGA
- a CDS encoding Ada (K13529: ada-alkA; AraC family transcriptional regulator, regulatory protein of adaptative response / DNA-3-methyladenine glycosylase II [EC:3.2.2.21]): MNLDPDTCYKAVASHDRRFDGRFFVGVSSTGVYCRPVCAVRTPKRENCSFYESAAAAEKHGFRPCLRCRPELAPGHGLADISGRLAQAAATLIDEGFMAEGSVAALAARIGVTERHLRRLFDAQFGVSVLEYAQTQRLLLAKRLLADTALPVTEVALAAGFGSVRRFNDVLKTRYGLTPVALRRRAAEGVADRLVFELGYRPPLAWDAWLGFLATRAVDGIEQVRDGAYARTLQVEAGGSTHVGWVRIEHVTRRLVLRVTLSASLARVIPQALGKVRRLCDLGCRPDVVDRHLGELAQAVPGMRLPGSVDGFEIAVRAVVGQVISVVHARRILGALAARAGQALPDTAPAGLRFAFPTAAALAALSPQTLRDAGVPAGKARTLQALAQRVADGTLALDAHAPPEQTVAALRAIDGIGDWTAQYVAMRALGWPDAFPGTDYALRKVLGVSTVRAMHERTAQWAPWRAYAAIHLWHRYEALKDNAAAQPEDAAATEPETIP; this comes from the coding sequence ATGAACCTCGATCCCGATACCTGCTACAAGGCCGTGGCGTCGCATGACCGCCGCTTCGACGGGCGTTTCTTCGTGGGCGTGTCGTCAACTGGCGTGTACTGCCGGCCGGTGTGCGCCGTACGTACCCCCAAGCGCGAGAACTGCAGCTTCTATGAAAGCGCCGCGGCGGCCGAGAAGCACGGCTTCCGCCCCTGCCTGCGCTGCCGTCCGGAGCTGGCGCCCGGGCACGGGCTGGCGGATATCTCGGGCCGGCTGGCGCAGGCCGCGGCCACGCTGATCGACGAAGGCTTCATGGCCGAAGGCAGCGTGGCCGCGCTGGCCGCGCGCATCGGCGTCACCGAGCGTCACCTGCGGCGCCTGTTCGATGCGCAGTTCGGCGTGTCGGTGCTGGAGTACGCGCAGACACAGCGCCTGCTGCTGGCCAAGCGGCTGCTGGCCGATACCGCGCTGCCGGTGACGGAGGTGGCGCTGGCGGCGGGCTTCGGCAGCGTGCGCCGTTTCAACGATGTGCTGAAGACGCGCTATGGGCTGACCCCGGTGGCACTGCGCCGCCGCGCCGCCGAAGGCGTCGCCGACCGGCTGGTGTTCGAGCTGGGCTACCGGCCGCCACTGGCGTGGGACGCATGGCTGGGCTTCCTGGCCACGCGTGCGGTCGATGGCATCGAACAGGTCCGTGACGGCGCCTACGCGCGCACGCTGCAGGTGGAGGCCGGCGGCAGCACGCATGTCGGCTGGGTGCGCATCGAGCATGTGACGCGCCGGCTGGTGCTGCGCGTGACGCTGTCGGCGTCGCTGGCGCGCGTGATTCCGCAGGCGCTGGGCAAGGTGCGCCGGCTGTGCGACCTGGGCTGCCGCCCCGATGTGGTCGACCGCCACCTGGGCGAGCTGGCGCAGGCGGTGCCGGGCATGCGGCTGCCGGGCAGCGTCGACGGTTTCGAGATCGCGGTGCGCGCGGTGGTGGGGCAGGTGATCTCGGTGGTCCACGCGCGGCGCATCCTGGGCGCGCTCGCCGCGCGCGCCGGGCAGGCGCTGCCGGACACCGCACCGGCGGGACTGCGCTTTGCATTTCCCACGGCCGCGGCCCTTGCCGCGCTGTCGCCGCAGACGCTGCGCGACGCCGGCGTGCCGGCCGGCAAGGCGCGCACGCTGCAGGCGCTGGCGCAGCGCGTGGCAGACGGCACGCTGGCGCTCGATGCCCACGCGCCGCCGGAGCAGACCGTGGCCGCGCTGCGCGCCATCGACGGCATCGGCGACTGGACCGCGCAGTATGTCGCGATGCGCGCGCTGGGCTGGCCGGATGCGTTCCCGGGCACCGACTACGCGCTGCGCAAGGTGCTGGGCGTCAGCACCGTGCGCGCGATGCACGAACGCACCGCGCAATGGGCGCCATGGCGCGCGTACGCGGCCATTCACCTGTGGCATCGCTATGAGGCGCTGAAGGACAACGCGGCCGCGCAGCCGGAAGACGCCGCAGCGACCGAACCGGAGACCATCCCATGA